A DNA window from Deltaproteobacteria bacterium contains the following coding sequences:
- the cas8a1 gene encoding type I-MYXAN CRISPR-associated Cas8a1/Cmx1, with product MGNHLTPKVQWSLTDEGMGVLERAGLGGLYLSLTAADEWAAQGDSQVQELQRLLTWELSDHSVKLWWESEDQAILTKLVEWAWQEREGVFYLPGLHRSLDEREHIYKRLDIHRGLFQTFFQHPKVLPREQPITEIVKEDEHHFFQINYQKIKPRKGGLPTVKILPEILKQGMTQEAIHLSASWIYPGAAKRFGKAAKEEENWSGPPKLGLLLIFAPLSCVFFELPMTKIKAAGRGQFRPNWAFLVPEIKSLTTFAKHFPLLRCQAPADFLRVRVQSLGDAALSFASAYAARGMERRLGLQKVYIAAMGQVSHYQGQKVRKKILELRPAEISIKRYERMIRYLPNEFRTRQIEKTEDPAQVQANLWIRQPTARGRIADNLIHDRPWYQDLLWPHPWQVDKLENQRQRTKQKEQKSISLEHLWFNNLLFERRALMNLADETVMWDSPEEQALLSIFHHSLRQLLNKDEEAQKRGGSRNLLERWDDRLQAVRRGLMRAKTRELNRKFIMEFLAEGGGSKELTEKKEALWRFLNHPYDWQKSRDLALLALVTFTDKRLGKPKETSEKGEDSSDE from the coding sequence ATGGGAAATCATTTAACGCCAAAGGTGCAGTGGTCCTTGACCGACGAGGGAATGGGAGTATTGGAGCGAGCCGGGCTGGGAGGGCTGTACCTTTCGCTGACCGCGGCAGATGAGTGGGCTGCCCAGGGCGATTCCCAGGTTCAGGAACTCCAACGCCTCTTAACTTGGGAGTTATCAGACCATTCTGTAAAGCTCTGGTGGGAAAGTGAAGATCAAGCCATCTTGACCAAGCTGGTGGAGTGGGCTTGGCAGGAAAGAGAAGGCGTTTTCTATCTGCCCGGCTTACATCGATCGCTGGATGAACGGGAGCATATTTATAAGCGTTTGGATATTCACAGGGGTTTATTCCAAACTTTCTTTCAACATCCCAAGGTCCTTCCTAGAGAACAACCCATTACCGAGATCGTCAAAGAAGATGAACACCATTTCTTTCAAATCAATTATCAAAAGATAAAGCCTCGTAAAGGAGGTTTGCCAACAGTCAAAATACTTCCGGAAATTCTTAAGCAAGGGATGACACAAGAGGCCATTCACCTTTCGGCCTCCTGGATTTATCCCGGCGCCGCCAAAAGATTCGGCAAAGCCGCCAAAGAGGAGGAAAACTGGAGCGGTCCTCCCAAGCTGGGTCTTTTATTGATCTTTGCCCCACTATCCTGTGTATTTTTTGAATTGCCTATGACTAAGATAAAAGCAGCAGGTAGGGGACAATTTAGGCCTAATTGGGCCTTCCTGGTTCCAGAAATAAAAAGTTTGACCACTTTTGCCAAACACTTCCCCCTGCTTCGCTGCCAGGCGCCCGCAGATTTTCTACGGGTGCGAGTCCAGAGCCTGGGAGATGCAGCCCTGAGTTTTGCCAGCGCTTATGCGGCCCGAGGGATGGAACGGCGTTTGGGCCTGCAAAAGGTCTATATTGCAGCCATGGGGCAGGTAAGCCATTATCAGGGACAGAAGGTAAGAAAAAAAATTTTGGAATTGAGACCCGCGGAAATCTCCATCAAACGTTATGAGCGCATGATACGTTATTTGCCTAATGAATTCAGAACGCGCCAGATAGAAAAGACTGAAGACCCTGCGCAGGTCCAGGCCAATCTCTGGATTCGCCAGCCTACTGCCCGGGGGCGCATTGCTGACAATCTGATTCATGACCGGCCCTGGTATCAGGACCTGCTATGGCCCCACCCTTGGCAGGTTGATAAACTGGAAAACCAACGCCAAAGAACCAAGCAGAAGGAACAGAAGAGCATTTCACTGGAACACCTGTGGTTTAATAACCTCTTATTTGAAAGGAGGGCGCTTATGAATCTGGCCGATGAAACGGTAATGTGGGATAGCCCGGAAGAACAGGCCTTGCTGAGCATTTTTCATCATTCTTTAAGACAACTTTTGAACAAAGACGAAGAAGCCCAAAAACGGGGTGGCAGCCGCAATCTTCTGGAGCGCTGGGATGACCGGCTGCAGGCCGTCCGCCGTGGCCTGATGCGCGCTAAGACCCGGGAGTTGAACCGCAAATTTATCATGGAATTCCTTGCCGAGGGAGGGGGGAGCAAAGAACTTACCGAAAAGAAGGAAGCTCTCTGGCGTTTTCTCAACCACCCCTACGATTGGCAAAAGTCTAGAGATCTGGCGCTATTGGCGCTGGTCACCTTCACTGACAAGAGATTGGGTAAACCAAAGGAAACTTCGGAAAAAGGGGAGGACAGCAGTGATGAGTAA
- the cas3 gene encoding CRISPR-associated helicase Cas3' codes for MEKRAGNFVMLPPKTLLAKSPINHSIIKPWESLVGHTRQVLNATKKIIASLRYFNIFRNQQCFELLALIGAILHDLGKATNIFQGMLLRKKAFCNKIHPIRHEILSALLIAQLNSPLKDWVQKAFAGYGQHFIWMLSWVAGGHHLKLHLDKPFHIHTKETDRLVRVQGTPKEFIFWGSHPDVKELLKMAACFACQKIEVPELQDVIIPLAEVDDLDAQNLKTIVEDYVYDSSNLVVQLSADEKVSLALAKAVLIAADVAGSALTAETTEPLRWIEGALQQYLVPENLEKIIQDKLGGGDLRDFQESVARSLAPVTLTIAGCGTGKTLAAYAWAMRHAAGKKLFFCYPTTGTASSGFEDYLVAQSSLERALIHGRAQVDIERILRSDEEDIWEENQRLESLKAWPQQVIACTVDTVLGLMQNQRRSLFSFPAIASGAFVFDEIHNYDAKLFGALIRFLRTFTESPVLLMSASIPENRLNFLRATLGERLAEPIRGDPELENLDRYQLEWCQVPEDCWPAVERILENGGKVLWVCNTVADAVAAYDHALAMNLNIAPVLYHSRFRYQDRVSLQERVINSFRQEGPALVISTQVCEMSLDISADLLVTALAPFPALIQRLGRLNRYPQKNSLPGRCLVYDFSCQENRPYRNQDLAMTKQALLTMINKPLSQRHLAKALEEIQVSEEIKTYSAWLDGVWESDQRPLREGDASITVILRQDLTEIQDFLKKRRQKPNCHNVAAWTIPMYLHPQFTLSERFAGYPVAGEGVIEYDPVRGAKWRKQSWEII; via the coding sequence ATGGAAAAAAGAGCCGGAAATTTTGTGATGCTGCCGCCCAAGACACTACTGGCAAAAAGCCCTATCAATCATTCGATTATTAAGCCATGGGAATCGTTGGTAGGACATACCAGACAGGTTTTAAATGCGACTAAAAAGATAATAGCATCTCTAAGGTATTTTAATATCTTTAGGAATCAGCAGTGTTTTGAGTTACTGGCATTGATAGGAGCTATTTTGCATGATCTTGGTAAGGCAACTAATATATTTCAGGGAATGTTACTGAGAAAAAAAGCTTTTTGCAATAAAATCCATCCCATTCGCCATGAAATATTAAGTGCCTTGCTCATTGCTCAGCTAAATAGTCCACTAAAAGATTGGGTGCAAAAAGCCTTTGCTGGCTATGGCCAACATTTTATATGGATGCTCAGTTGGGTAGCGGGAGGACATCACCTCAAGCTACATTTGGATAAACCATTTCACATTCACACAAAAGAAACAGACAGATTGGTAAGAGTGCAGGGCACACCCAAGGAATTCATATTTTGGGGATCACACCCTGACGTTAAAGAACTCCTTAAAATGGCAGCTTGTTTCGCTTGCCAGAAAATAGAAGTTCCAGAATTACAGGACGTTATTATTCCATTGGCTGAAGTTGATGATCTTGATGCCCAAAATCTAAAAACAATAGTGGAAGACTATGTCTATGATTCAAGTAATTTGGTTGTCCAGCTTTCTGCTGATGAAAAAGTTTCCCTGGCGTTAGCCAAAGCTGTGCTAATAGCAGCGGATGTGGCCGGTTCAGCCTTAACCGCGGAAACTACTGAACCACTAAGATGGATTGAAGGGGCTTTGCAGCAATATCTGGTCCCCGAGAATCTAGAAAAGATTATCCAGGATAAGCTGGGCGGTGGCGATTTACGTGATTTTCAAGAGTCAGTGGCAAGAAGTTTGGCACCGGTGACTCTCACAATCGCGGGCTGTGGCACCGGTAAGACCCTGGCGGCCTATGCCTGGGCCATGCGCCATGCTGCCGGGAAAAAGCTGTTTTTCTGTTATCCCACTACCGGAACAGCCTCATCTGGTTTTGAGGACTATCTCGTAGCACAAAGCTCTTTAGAGCGGGCTCTCATTCACGGACGCGCCCAGGTGGACATAGAAAGGATATTGCGATCTGATGAAGAGGATATATGGGAAGAAAACCAGCGGTTGGAGTCTCTCAAAGCCTGGCCCCAACAGGTCATCGCCTGCACAGTAGATACCGTTTTGGGGCTCATGCAAAACCAACGCCGTTCCCTGTTCAGTTTTCCTGCCATAGCCTCTGGAGCTTTTGTTTTCGACGAGATTCACAATTACGATGCCAAGCTTTTTGGGGCACTGATAAGATTTTTAAGGACTTTTACCGAATCTCCGGTATTGCTCATGAGCGCCTCTATTCCGGAAAATCGTCTCAATTTTTTGCGGGCAACTTTGGGTGAACGGCTGGCTGAACCCATCAGGGGGGATCCTGAGCTGGAAAATCTGGACCGCTACCAATTGGAGTGGTGTCAGGTGCCAGAAGACTGCTGGCCGGCAGTAGAACGAATCCTGGAAAACGGCGGAAAAGTACTCTGGGTTTGCAATACCGTGGCTGATGCAGTAGCAGCCTATGATCACGCTTTGGCCATGAACCTGAATATAGCGCCCGTTCTTTATCACAGCCGGTTTCGCTACCAGGACCGGGTAAGCTTACAAGAAAGGGTTATCAATAGCTTCCGTCAGGAAGGCCCGGCTCTGGTAATCAGCACCCAGGTATGTGAAATGTCCCTGGATATAAGCGCCGATTTGTTGGTCACTGCCTTGGCCCCGTTTCCAGCACTGATCCAGCGGTTGGGAAGGCTGAACCGCTATCCCCAAAAAAATTCTTTGCCGGGTCGCTGTTTGGTCTATGACTTCTCGTGTCAAGAAAATCGACCCTATCGGAATCAGGATCTGGCTATGACGAAGCAGGCTCTCCTCACTATGATCAATAAACCCTTAAGCCAGCGTCATCTGGCCAAGGCCTTAGAAGAGATTCAGGTATCAGAAGAGATCAAGACCTACTCGGCCTGGCTCGACGGGGTCTGGGAAAGCGATCAGCGCCCACTCCGTGAAGGCGATGCTTCTATTACCGTGATCTTAAGGCAGGACCTTACTGAAATCCAGGATTTTCTCAAAAAAAGGAGGCAGAAACCAAACTGCCACAATGTCGCCGCCTGGACCATACCTATGTATTTACATCCTCAATTTACACTTTCAGAACGCTTTGCCGGTTACCCCGTGGCCGGAGAGGGAGTTATTGAATACGACCCGGTAAGGGGGGCAAAATGGAGAAAACAGTCATGGGAAATCATTTAA
- the cas6 gene encoding type I-MYXAN CRISPR-associated protein Cas6/Cmx6 gives MDRKIDLVFKVSGKYLAVDHGFALYSAISRVCPVIHDDQDVGLKLIRGRYLGNGRLDISPNSELMLRLPISRIKDYLGLAGKSLVVQEDIIRIGVPNTRALIPATALFSPLATTKNGQDRTRFECEIKKQMEKLGVKGRISVGKRRTFQVHGKQVVGYEILVSELTASASFLVQEYGLGGRRKLGCGFFEVWKKEPEIL, from the coding sequence ATGGATCGCAAAATAGACTTGGTTTTCAAGGTATCGGGAAAATACCTTGCAGTAGATCACGGTTTTGCTCTCTACAGCGCCATCAGTCGAGTTTGCCCCGTTATCCATGACGATCAAGACGTAGGCCTAAAACTTATTAGGGGACGCTACTTGGGGAATGGCCGTTTGGATATATCGCCAAATTCAGAATTGATGCTGAGATTGCCGATAAGCCGGATAAAAGATTATCTCGGTCTGGCCGGAAAATCTTTAGTAGTGCAAGAAGATATAATTCGGATCGGTGTGCCTAACACAAGGGCACTGATACCCGCAACAGCATTGTTTTCTCCATTAGCAACCACCAAGAACGGCCAGGACCGAACGCGTTTTGAGTGCGAAATTAAAAAACAAATGGAGAAATTAGGCGTCAAGGGCCGAATTTCTGTGGGCAAACGGCGGACCTTTCAGGTGCACGGTAAGCAAGTGGTAGGCTATGAAATTTTAGTTTCGGAACTAACTGCATCTGCATCCTTTTTAGTCCAGGAGTATGGCCTGGGAGGTCGCCGCAAGCTGGGCTGCGGTTTTTTTGAGGTATGGAAAAAAGAGCCGGAAATTTTGTGA